ACCTGCTCAATGGATTCCGCCATTTCCTGAATCTGGCGGCTTGCCGAGGTGATTTCCGAGCTCTGGTGCTCGGAGGCCTCGGCCAGGTGAGAGGCGGTGGCACGCGTCTGCTGGGCGGTGGCATCCACCCGCACGGCGGTGTCGTTGATGGTCACCACCAGGTCCCGAAGGGCATCCACGGCGTAGTTGATGGAGTCCGCGATCGCCCCGGTGATGTCCTCGGTCACCGACACCTGAACGGTCAGGTCACCATCGGCGAGACTGCCCAGCTCATCCAGCAGCCGGAGAATGGCTTCCTGGTTGCGCTCATTCTGTTCCAGCTGCAAGGCAGCGGCCTTGCGGGTGTCCGAGGTCAGTACGTAGACGTAGATGAGTACGGCGAGAATCAGCAGGGCCGCACCACCGAAGATGTAACCGTAGGTGGCGGAAAACATGCGGTCATCAATGGAGCGACGGTAATTGTTCTCGGCTGAACGCACGCCGGACAGCAGTCGGTCACTCAGTTCCGCCAGCGTGTTGTTGGCGGAATGGATAAGTACCAGGTCGGCCCGCTGGCCCTCGATGCTGCGAACCTCGTCATTCACGCGCCCGTAATAGAAGGCAATGTCGTTGATGATATCCCGGGTCAGATTGTCGTTGATGCGCTGAATATCCAGATCGTCATCACCGTCCTGAAAACCGGCCAGGACACGGCCGAAGAAAGCGTTGTCATTGCCCAGACGGCGCGCCGCGTCAGCCGGCTGGCCCGTTCCGCTCACCAGGGAGCTGGACCACTGCTGGATGCGCGGGGCCAACTGTGCAAGGCGCCCCTGATAGAACACCTGACTGGCACCGGCGTTGATGTCGAGCATGCGATCGCCCAGCGCCTCGATTTCGCTCTGCAGGGAGGGCATGTTCTCCTCGATGACACTGAGCGACTGATTGGCGCGGCGAATCAGATCCCCATTGTCCAGCAGCACCTGGGCCGCGTCCCGGGCAGTGCTCCAGTTCTCCTGCAACAGCGAGAGTTCCTGGCGGACGGTGCGCGGCGGCTGGGGCATCAGTGTTTCCGGGTTGCCTTGGCGCATGAGCCGCAGCGTGCGGTCAAACCGCTCACGATCCGTGTACAGCCGCTGGATGGCTTCGCGGTCACCGGTAATGGCCAACTGCGCATTCTTTGCGACACTCTGGGAGAGCACGGCCTGTTCGGCGGCGTACCCCAGAAATTCCTCGTCATGGGAAGCGCGCTGCGTCACGAAGAAGAAGTTCACGATGGCGGCGGCCAGCAATGCCAGCACCACGATGATGAGAACGTAAAGCAGCTTGTTTGAAGTGCTACCTGAGGACTTGGCCATTGGTTTTCACCTGGTATCGTTCATCGTTGTTCTGCCCGGGCCGCGGCCCGCGTCACTGATTCCTGTTCCGTTCACTGGGCCGCCTGAAGAAAGAGCTGGCTCTCCACCAGATCCCGCAGATTCAGGATGCCCCAATATTCATCGCCACGACGGAAGCCACCCCGGAAGAGACTCCGGAAGGGCTCATCCAGATCGGGCAGCTCCTGCACCGCCTCATCCGGCTGAAAACGCCGGAACCCGCGCACTTCGTGCACCAGCAGACCCGCCGGGATCTCCGGGTGCTTGACCGCGACCACCCTCGCCTTGCGATCCATGGGGGTCGGCTCCCGACCCGCCAGCATGGACAGATCCACAACCGAAAGGAGCTGGCCGCGGACATTGGCCAGCCCCTTCAACCATGGACG
The genomic region above belongs to Natronospira bacteriovora and contains:
- a CDS encoding methyl-accepting chemotaxis protein — its product is MAKSSGSTSNKLLYVLIIVVLALLAAAIVNFFFVTQRASHDEEFLGYAAEQAVLSQSVAKNAQLAITGDREAIQRLYTDRERFDRTLRLMRQGNPETLMPQPPRTVRQELSLLQENWSTARDAAQVLLDNGDLIRRANQSLSVIEENMPSLQSEIEALGDRMLDINAGASQVFYQGRLAQLAPRIQQWSSSLVSGTGQPADAARRLGNDNAFFGRVLAGFQDGDDDLDIQRINDNLTRDIINDIAFYYGRVNDEVRSIEGQRADLVLIHSANNTLAELSDRLLSGVRSAENNYRRSIDDRMFSATYGYIFGGAALLILAVLIYVYVLTSDTRKAAALQLEQNERNQEAILRLLDELGSLADGDLTVQVSVTEDITGAIADSINYAVDALRDLVVTINDTAVRVDATAQQTRATASHLAEASEHQSSEITSASRQIQEMAESIEQVSENAERSTRVAQQSVEIAHKGGDAVRRTIDGMNNIRENIQETSKRIKRLGESSQEIGDIVELINDIAEQTNILALNAAIQASAAGEAGRGFAVVADEVQRLAERSGNATRQIEALVKTIQTDTNEAVISMEHSTSGVVNGAQLAENAGEALDEIEKVSNHIATLIQSISSAARQQAQAATDVSRTMQVIQEITSQTHEGTTATADNIGKLAALATELRKSVSGFKLPGKQEEQTVVMSSDDFGGEVSGLEDYSDAGLGEESADLDDGGEELPELSDAVQDDTDESTEFVDEIEWPEDETEGEDDKDPRRTEKVD
- a CDS encoding chemotaxis protein CheW is translated as MAEMTSLTDLVDQPFRLLQELDRRCRQAAAGRQQESGLETGDEWVGVGLVMGDQNILVERDEVREVLPVPTLARVPGARPWLKGLANVRGQLLSVVDLSMLAGREPTPMDRKARVVAVKHPEIPAGLLVHEVRGFRRFQPDEAVQELPDLDEPFRSLFRGGFRRGDEYWGILNLRDLVESQLFLQAAQ